The window CCTTGCCATGTGCAGTTTTTACAAGTATTGcaagtttgcatttttaaaatctgccgCTAATTAGCCAGAGATGTTTAGTCAACTAAATTTTAATCAATCTTACTAATTCACTGCCTGACACTGCAGCTCTATTTAAGGGAAGTCCTGGTCTTCTCAGGCAGCACCACTTACATTAAGTTATTTAATATCTGCATGAAGGGGAAGATGACCAAAGTTTGACAGAAATGTCTAGAGTTTTGCTTCTTCTGAAATAAGCGACATCCTGTCTTGTTTAAAGGGTCGTACTGGAAGGGAATAAGGGCAATGTCTGAGCACGAGAGACGGATTTTGGCGAGTTCTTGCCCGGGACGCGTGGGATGGGGGCGAGAGatccccggcggcggcggcggcggtttCCCCCCTAGCCTTTGCCACACTTTTCTGTGGTCGCCTATGCTGAACCCGCAGGCCCACCACCACGTCCCGGGCCGTGCCTGAAGGTGCGCATCCCGGTGGCGGGAGGCGCCACGGCGCAAATGCCCCTCTCGCGCGCGGTTCCTTCCAGGGCCTGAGCGggaggaggagcccccccccgtgatctctccttccccaaaCGGGCAAGACCCGCCAGCATGCCGGCCTCGGCCCGCTCCGCCTGGCGCAGCCTTCTTCAAGCGTGGCGCGGCAGCCCGGCAAGCCTCCCGCTTGCGTGCTGCGCCGTCGCCTTTCCAGGGTCACACAGCCGCGCTGATGGCGGGCGGCTGCGGCGACCCTTCCAGCCCGGCTCCGGAGGCAGCGTGGCGGCGGCCCTCGCCGCAACTGGGGCGGCCCGGAGGAGGCTTACGGGGAAAAGGCAGCCTCCTGGCGACGAACTGGGCGGCCCCAGGCTTGGCTTTCCAGCGTGCTAGAGAGCCGCGCGGGGTGTATGCAGCCAGATTCGCCCCCCAGGAGGGGACAGGCGCCACGGGGCGGTGGAAGGAGGTTGCTGGGTTGGCCTCGCCTCggaggggcaggaggaaggggtcaTCGGCTGGGGCAGCTGCTTGATGAGCCGGGCTGGCTTCGGAGGaggcggggtctgccctggtgccTTCTCCGCCCGGGCGGGGAGCACCTGTGACTTCCAGGGGGAAGAAGCGGCGGCGCGTCGTCCCCGACTGCGGCAGCCCTCTGCAACTGAGCGTGACCCCCTGTGGAAGAGGCTGCCAGCCCAGCTCCTCGCTCGCAGTCTGTGTGGGGCGACTCGGCAGAGGCAGCGAGCGGATCCGAGCCCCCCTCGGCACTGTGGCGAGGCCACGGAACAGCCCGAAAGGGAGCCgaatgggaaggaaggaaggatccgCAGGAGTCCAGAGACCTCTTCCCAGGGCTAGGTGAGGGCCGGaggagcgctgctgctgctgctgctgctgctgccagtttcCGGATGAGCCTGGGCAGATGGCTGGGGGAGTGAAGTCCCCTGAGAGCGCGGCGTGGAcagcggcagcaggaggaggagggagctgtCAACCCCTCCGAAAACGTCGTCCACCTCCAGAGGGAGTCGAGAGACTTTCAACTAGTGTGTGAAGGAAGCTGAGGAGGACAGAGTGCTGAGACCATCCCTGGCGGGCTGGAGCTGGAAGAGGGGAAAGTGACACACTCCTTTAACTTCTGCTGCTGGAATCCCACTTTTGCCATGGCTGTCGGCGAAGCCTGCATCTCGCTGCTTGTGATGGCAGGTACGATTGTGGCCACAGCTTACTGCAGGCGACTGGCCCAGCAGTTTGCCCCCTGCCAGTCTCACTCCCATATCCAGTGCTTCTTCCTAGAGTTAACTGGTGCCTTCCAGATCTGTGCCTGCACCCACGAGCTTCTGCTGCTGGTTGAATTGCCCCCCCAACCTTATATGGCACTTTCCCTCACTTACATTTTCACTGTGCTTCATGGCTTGACATTACCTGACAGTGTCAACAATCCCTCCAGCAGCTTTCAGCAGCTTTCCATGGGTAGGATCATGGTCAAGACCTGGTGGCTACAGACTTTGGCTCAGTTCACTGGTGCAGTACTGGCTAATGTATACACTAAATTCATCTGGAACCTGGGGGTCACGCTGGTGCATTCAAGCGCATTGGCAGAGACTTGCAGAAGCCCAATCCAAACCACCATAGCAAACGCTTTTATCCTAGAACTCCTCTTTTCCTTCTTGTTCCATCTGACCCTCCTGCAGTTTGAATCCATGAATTACAAGACAAAAGTTCACATTGCAGCTCTGCTGATCACCACATTGGTATATGAAGGTTTGTTGCCGTTTATCCTGTTTTTGTTATTGTGTTGGGCTGTAAACCAGCTTtgaatgattattttatttattcaatttatatactgcccttcctaaagtggctcagggtagtttacattaaaataaaataaaaactcatgtaaaccagattaaaactcattaaaattaaagtatcattaaaagctaggctaaaaagatgggtctttaagactctcccaaaggcctccaaggaagataatcctcttatatccacggtgtgtgcgcgcacgcacaacagctgagaaggcctgatcccaggtcaccaacagatgaactggtggcacccgaagatggacccTTCCTGATCAtctgatcaaataaataaatgatcaaataaataaataaaatcttaataagtggtggggatcttgtagagaaaggtgctctcaggtaacccggacctaagccattcagggctttaaatgtaataaccagcactttgtactttgcttggaaaaatatcagcagccagaacaactgtttaagaacaggcataatgtggaaCAAGCATAATTTAAATGTTTCATTACACAATTGCCTTTATACTGTATCTACCTTTGACTTTATTATAGCTAACAATATATTCCCAAGAGAGAACTTGCCTCAAATGAGTTTTATGAACAGGTTTTCCTACTTATCAGTTGTGGTTTTTGAAGACCTGTGGCACAACATGATCAAAAGGGGAATAACTTCCAGGCAAGAGGTCCTGCAGATTACCCTAAAGAAGGCCTGTTTGCATACGTTACAGCCCCCTTAGGCATTTAAACCCTATTTACATCTTGCAAACTCTTGTATAGAAGGAAAAAGAGCAGGCACTATCTTAGTCTTGTCCAGTTAGATGGGGACCATGTGGAATCAGATCTTCATCCGTTTTTTCTCCTTCCCTATTTGAGTCTTCTAAGAAGCAAGTTAGGAAATGTAACCTCTGAAACGTTATAACATCAAAGAGTTGGGAACTCTGGCTCCCCATCAAGCCAAGGTGGTTTCTGAAGTTTTCTCAAGGTTTCACAATATAGAAGCTTCCTATCTGGATATTTCTGGTATCTAAAACTTAAATTAAAGATGCCATAGCTCTGCAGTCTTCCTTAATGTTTTATTCTGATTTTGCAATCCTAAGTGTATGGAATTTTGGGGAACAAGGAGGAAGCAGTAACTTGCTTTAGCCACACGTGGTAAGAAGTGTGTCACACATTTGAAAGCAAGAGTTTGAGCTTTGGATAGTTCCTCATTTCTTGCAAAAGTTTGTTTTCCAGTCTTAAGAGAGATTCTCATGAGAATTTTCCACAGTACCAGTTCAGCATTTTAGTGCTCAGTAGTGAAAGCAGTAACTGAAAAAGTgagttctaaatttcttggtgTTTTAAGCAGTATCTAAGTGCCATGTGGAATGCACTTGGATTACCTCTGCCATTCTTGTGCTATGCTGTATAGACTGGCAGAGAACAGGTGCTTCAGGTCAAAGCATGCAAGCTATATGAACATGGCCATAGAGTGCCCTCTTCCCAAAAAAGCTCAGCTAGATTGACAGCTCCTCCTTAAGAGTGAGGAAGTTTTGGAATAGGAGTTTTGGAATAGAGTGACCAATCTGTTCATGCATAAAAGAAGCCTCAGTATAAATGTAAGTAACGTTTTACGAGCACATACTACAGAATGCCTTGCAcgtgcttctgtgtgtgtgtgtgttgcgcgGGGGAGAAATACACTGAAAGATCCATagaattaaataattaatttcatGCCTCTGAAGGGGTGGCTTTGGGCTGTCTCATACAACACTGCCTGCATGACAAACTGCTCTTGAAACTGAAGCAACTTTCAAAAGTAGCTTGTGATAGCCTGCAAgtagcctgcagccttggagaagccgctgccagtctgtgaagacgatactgagctaggtggaccaatgatctgactcggtatgtggcagcttcctatgttcctacgagaGGCTGCTGCTCAAACTAAAACCAATCAATCACCCGGGGCATGCCAAAGACACTGGGCACACCTACAGTAGCTCACTGTATCCCAACTATCCTTTAGCCCACTGCTCTTCACAGTCTGGCCCTTCAGAGAATACTTCCTACATCAAAGTGTTTGCCAAGGAGCTCTTGAGCATTAGCCCCAGGATCCCCGTGCATTGCAGAGCATTCTATGGCATGTGCTAAAGCACAGCCTTGTTTTGTGGAAGGCACTGGTCAGGGCTGTAGTTGTTGCTAAGTGTGAACTGAGCATGTGACCAAGATCGTAACACCCAGCAACATTCTCCTGCACATTGCATTCAAAGATTAGTTGTGGGTGACAAagctggccttcaggaaagcttgaggctattctcacgatgcgggaaaaccgggctaaagaagcccagcctggtttttccccatcgtgagaaccagcgggcgagcctggtgggtctctggcagctagcccgccaaagtaaccctccccttagcccaggttagtttTCTAATCGTGTGccaccatggcatggctccgcgccgtggcaacacacgaggagacccccgccgagaggctgcaagcagcctcccaggttcggagggctcttcaggatgccctgcacactcgcatcatggggcatgctggaactgatagagctggcagtcgtgtgggtggctgatccagttgcccagctacaagcagctgcttgtccgtggagagagtgggctaagcccgctctccccgcagaacctccTCCAGCGCTTCGCGCcagtcgtgtgaagcgcctccttGTCTGCTTTCCCTGATCTCATTCAGAAACCCTTGATCCAGCTTCCAAGGAATCCCAGGGTTCCCTAGAACCAGCTTAAAACCTCTGG of the Hemicordylus capensis ecotype Gifberg chromosome 3, rHemCap1.1.pri, whole genome shotgun sequence genome contains:
- the AQP11 gene encoding aquaporin-11 isoform X1, with amino-acid sequence MAVGEACISLLVMAGTIVATAYCRRLAQQFAPCQSHSHIQCFFLELTGAFQICACTHELLLLVELPPQPYMALSLTYIFTVLHGLTLPDSVNNPSSSFQQLSMGRIMVKTWWLQTLAQFTGAVLANVYTKFIWNLGVTLVHSSALAETCRSPIQTTIANAFILELLFSFLFHLTLLQFESMNYKTKVHIAALLITTLVYEGGHVTGAIFNPALAFSLHMSCFLDAFWNYMLVYWVAPCLGSALVVVLWDEVLPLLRRQHLLG